A part of Peromyscus maniculatus bairdii isolate BWxNUB_F1_BW_parent chromosome 10, HU_Pman_BW_mat_3.1, whole genome shotgun sequence genomic DNA contains:
- the LOC102904572 gene encoding UDP-glucuronosyltransferase 2B7-like isoform X1, with protein sequence MLVKWMSVLLLMQMSCYFRYGNCGKVLVWPMEYSHWMNLKIILDELVQRGHEVTVLRPSSSIFLDPKKPSGLKYETFPTASNNDEVEKFFTQWVNMWVYDVPKDTCWRYYPSMNIMFGQFSDLWLKLCREAVSNKQLISKLQKSKFDVVLSDAIGPCGELIAELLQVPFVYSLRFGNGYAIEKYSGGLIFPPSYVPIVLSGLSGQMTFMERVENMICLLYFDFFYESFPAKDWDPFFSEILGRPTTMVDTMKKAEMWLIRSYWDLEFPRPSLPNIEFVGGLHCKPAKPLPKEMEEFAQSSGEHGVVVFSLGSMIRNITQERANTIASALAQIPQKVLWRFEGKKPDTLGPNTRVFKWMPQNDLLGHPKTKAFVTHGGANGIYEAIHHGIPMVGIPLFAEQHDNVAHMVAKGAAVAVDFHTMTSTDLLNALKAVINNPSYKENVMWLSTIHHDQPMKPLDRAVFWIEFVMRHKGAKHLKPLAYNLTWYQYHSLDVVGFLLVCMAAMVFLAVKCCLIVYQFFVNTGKKKKE encoded by the exons ATGCTTGTGAAGTGGATGTCTGTTCTGCTCCTGATGCAGATGAGTTGCTACTTCAGATATGGGAACTGTGGGAAGGTGTTGGTATGGCCGATGGAATACAGTCACTGGATGAATTTAAAGATAATACTGGATGAACTTGTACAAAGGGGTCATGAAGTGACTGTTCTGAGACCTTCATCTTCTATCTTTCTCGATCCCAAAAAACCATCTGGTCTTAAATATGAAACATTTCCTACAGCTTCCAATAATGATGAAGTAGAAAAGTTTTTTACCCAATGGGTCAATATGTGGGTATATGATGTGCCGAAAGATACATGTTGGAGATATTACCCATCGATGAACATAATGTTTGGGCAATTTTCTGATTTGTGGTTAAAGCTTTGTAGAGAAGCAGTTTCGAACAAACAGCTTATATCAAAACTACAGAAATCCAAGTTTGATGTTGTTCTTTCAGATGCTATTGGTCCCTGTGGTGAGCTGATAGCTGAGTTACTCCAAGTACCCTTTGTGTACAGTCTTCGCTTTGGTAATGGCTATGCAATAGAAAAGTACAGTGGAGGACTTATATTCCCTCCCTCCTACGTACCTATTGTTTTGTCAGGGTTAAGTGGCCAAATGACATTCATGGAGAGGGTAGAAAATATGAtatgtttgctttattttgactttttctaTGAGTCATTTCCTGCTAAAGATTGGGATCCATTTTTCAGTGAAATTTTAG GAAGACCTACTACTATGGTTGACACGatgaagaaagcagaaatgtGGCTCATTCGGTCTTACTGGGACTTAGAATTTCCTCGCCCATCTTTACCAAACATTGAGTTTGTTGGAGGACTCCACTGCAAACCTGCCAAACCCTTGCCTAAG GAAATGGAAGAGTTTGCACAGAGCTCTGGGGAACATGGTGTGGTGGTATTTTCTCTGGGGTCGATGATCAGAAACATAACACAAGAACGGGCCAACACAATTGCATCAGCCCTGGCACAGATTCCACAAAAG GTTCTTTGGAGATTTGAGGGCAAGAAACCAGACACCTTAGGACCCAATACTAGGGTGTTCAAGTGGATGCCTCAGAATGATCTTTTAG GTCATCCAAAAACTAAAGCTTTTGTAACTCATGGTGGAGCCAACGGCATTTATGAGGCGATCCATCATGGGATCCCCATGGTTGGCATCCCTTTATTTGCGGAACAACATGATAATGTTGCTCACATGGTGGCCAAAGGAGCAGCTGTTGCAGTTGACTTTCATACAATGACAAGTACAGATCTGCTTAATGCACTGAAGGCAGTCATTAACAACCCTTC CTATAAAGAGAATGTGATGTGGTTGTCAACCATTCACCATGACCAGCCTATGAAGCCCCTGGACAGAGCCGTCTTCTGGATTGAGTTTGTCATGCGCCACAAAGGGGCCAAGCATCTGAAGCCACTTGCCTATAACCTCACCTGGTACCAGTACCACTCTCTGGATGTGGTTGGATTCCTACTCGTCTGTATGGCAGCCATGGTTTTCCTTGCTGTGAAGTGCTGCTTGATTGTTTACCAATTCTTTGTaaacactgggaagaaaaaaaaggaatag
- the LOC102904572 gene encoding UDP-glucuronosyltransferase 2B7-like isoform X2 has protein sequence MLVKWMSVLLLMQMSCYFRYGNCGKVLVWPMEYSHWMNLKIILDELVQRGHEVTVLRPSSSIFLDPKKPSGLKYETFPTASNNDEVEKFFTQWVNMWVYDVPKDTCWRYYPSMNIMFGQFSDLWLKLCREAVSNKQLISKLQKSKFDVVLSDAIGPCGELIAELLQVPFVYSLRFGNGYAIEKYSGGLIFPPSYVPIVLSGLSGQMTFMERVENMICLLYFDFFYESFPAKDWDPFFSEILGRPTTMVDTMKKAEMWLIRSYWDLEFPRPSLPNIEFVGGLHCKPAKPLPKEMEEFAQSSGEHGVVVFSLGSMIRNITQERANTIASALAQIPQKVLWRFEGKKPDTLGPNTRVFKWMPQNDLLETMCAL, from the exons ATGCTTGTGAAGTGGATGTCTGTTCTGCTCCTGATGCAGATGAGTTGCTACTTCAGATATGGGAACTGTGGGAAGGTGTTGGTATGGCCGATGGAATACAGTCACTGGATGAATTTAAAGATAATACTGGATGAACTTGTACAAAGGGGTCATGAAGTGACTGTTCTGAGACCTTCATCTTCTATCTTTCTCGATCCCAAAAAACCATCTGGTCTTAAATATGAAACATTTCCTACAGCTTCCAATAATGATGAAGTAGAAAAGTTTTTTACCCAATGGGTCAATATGTGGGTATATGATGTGCCGAAAGATACATGTTGGAGATATTACCCATCGATGAACATAATGTTTGGGCAATTTTCTGATTTGTGGTTAAAGCTTTGTAGAGAAGCAGTTTCGAACAAACAGCTTATATCAAAACTACAGAAATCCAAGTTTGATGTTGTTCTTTCAGATGCTATTGGTCCCTGTGGTGAGCTGATAGCTGAGTTACTCCAAGTACCCTTTGTGTACAGTCTTCGCTTTGGTAATGGCTATGCAATAGAAAAGTACAGTGGAGGACTTATATTCCCTCCCTCCTACGTACCTATTGTTTTGTCAGGGTTAAGTGGCCAAATGACATTCATGGAGAGGGTAGAAAATATGAtatgtttgctttattttgactttttctaTGAGTCATTTCCTGCTAAAGATTGGGATCCATTTTTCAGTGAAATTTTAG GAAGACCTACTACTATGGTTGACACGatgaagaaagcagaaatgtGGCTCATTCGGTCTTACTGGGACTTAGAATTTCCTCGCCCATCTTTACCAAACATTGAGTTTGTTGGAGGACTCCACTGCAAACCTGCCAAACCCTTGCCTAAG GAAATGGAAGAGTTTGCACAGAGCTCTGGGGAACATGGTGTGGTGGTATTTTCTCTGGGGTCGATGATCAGAAACATAACACAAGAACGGGCCAACACAATTGCATCAGCCCTGGCACAGATTCCACAAAAG GTTCTTTGGAGATTTGAGGGCAAGAAACCAGACACCTTAGGACCCAATACTAGGGTGTTCAAGTGGATGCCTCAGAATGATCTTTTAG AAACAATGTGTGCATTGTAA